From a single Myxocyprinus asiaticus isolate MX2 ecotype Aquarium Trade chromosome 33, UBuf_Myxa_2, whole genome shotgun sequence genomic region:
- the LOC127423729 gene encoding neurofilament light polypeptide-like isoform X2, which yields MSSISYNPYFPTVQRRRVAVRSGTSFGGGSSRSRPVYMTYASPSRYSALYSTAALQRSAASADLELSQASQLSSEFKTVRTQERAQLQELNDRFVGFIERVHGLELQNRALEAELLLLRQRHCEPTNLRALYEQEARELRAAVDEARWQRQAAQERRDHLEDALKALQGRYEEEVLAREEAEGWLADARKGADEAVLARSELEKRADTLLDELAFLKKLHEGEIAELQAQVQYSAQMSVEMEVAKPDLSAALRDIRTQYERLAQQNIQAAEEWFCEKVNTVAEDSAKHAEKIRTTKDEAGEYRRLLKTRDLEIEACQGQNQALERQLQEVEEKQSAEIAALQDTIGDLENELRSMKNEMARYLKEYQDLLNVKMALDIEIAAYRKLLEGEETRFNVGGIGGMSSVFSSSITATPSFGRPVFSVQASLTSGAPYILGTRLMSYSAMTDEIVEASQAQEAGVSPENEEEEEGEKEEEEGEKEEEEEEKGEEEGGEKEGEQEEEKAKEEEEGDEEGDKEEGEEDGVEEAEKDDNEKGKEEEEKKGGEEKESKAEKSEPKEK from the exons ATGAGCTCCATCAGCTACAACCCCTATTTCCCAACTGTGCAGCGCAGACGGGTGGCGGTGCGCAGCGGGACGAGTTTCGGGGGAGGAAGCAGTCGGTCCCGTCCCGTCTACATGACTTATGCATCCCCATCCCGCTACTCGGCTCTCTACTCCACTGCAGCTCTGCAGCGTTCTGCTGCCTCTGCAGACCTGGAATTGAGCCAGGCATCTCAGCTGAGCTCAGAGTTCAAAACGGTGCGGACTCAGGAGAGGGCCCAGCTTCAGGAGCTCAACGACCGCTTTGTGGGCTTCATTGAGCGTGTGCACGGTCTCGAGCTCCAGAACCGGGCCCTGGAGGCCGAGCTGCTCCTGTTGCGTCAAAGGCACTGTGAGCCCACCAATCTGAGGGCGCTATATGAGCAGGAGGCAAGGGAACTTCGCGCAGCGGTTGATGAGGCACGTTGGCAGCGCCAAGCTGCTCAAGAGAGGCGGGACCACCTGGAAGATGCGCTCAAGGCTTTGCAGGGTCGCTACGAAGAAGAAGTTCTGGCCCGTGAGGAGGCAGAAGGCTGGCTGGCGGATGCCAGAAAGGGGGCGGACGAGGCAGTGCTAGCCCGTTCTGAGCTGGAGAAGAGGGCCGATACTCTACTGGATGAGCTGGCTTTCTTGAAGAAGCTCCATGAAGGTGAGATTGCCGAGCTGCAAGCTCAGGTGCAGTACAGCGCCCAGATGTCGGTGGAGATGGAGGTGGCCAAACCGGATCTCTCTGCAGCTCTCAGAGACATCCGAACCCAGTATGAGCGCCTGGCCCAGCAGAACATCCAGGCTGCCGAAGAGTGGTTCTGTGAGAAAGTCAACACTGTGGCGGAAGACTCAGCCAAACATGCCGAGAAAATACGCACCACTAAGGATGAGGCTGGAGAGTATCGTCGCCTACTGAAAACCAGAGACCTGGAGATTGAAGCATGCCAGGGCCAGAATCAAGCTCTGGAGAGACAGCTGCAAGAGGTGGAAGAAAAACAGAGTGCAGAGATCGCCGCCCTACAG GATACCATTGGTGACCTGGAGAATGAGCTAAGGTCCATGAAGAATGAAATGGCTCGTTACCTTAAAGAATACCAAGACCTCCTCAATGTGAAAATGGCTTTGGATATTGAAATAGCTGCTTACAG GAAGCTTCTAGAAGGAGAAGAAACCCGCTTTAACGTGGGAGGTATTGGTGGCATGTCAAGTGTGTTTTCTTCCTCCATCACTGCCACTCCTTCTTTCGGCCGTCCCGTGTTCTCCGTGCAGGCCAGCCTTACCTCTGGTGCCCCCTATATTCTGGGGACCAGACTGATGAGCTACTCTGCCATGACAGATGAGATTGTAGAAGCCAGCCAGGCACAAGAGGCAGGAGTGAGTCCAGAGaatgaagaggaggaagagggcgagaaggaggaggaagagggcgagaaggaggaagaggaagaagaaaaag GAGAAGAAGAGGGAGGAGAGAAGGAAGGAGAACAGGAAGAGGAAAAAGCAAAAGAGGAGGAAGAAGGAGATGAAGAGGGTGACAAAGAAGAAGGAGAAGAAGACGGGGTGGAAGAGGCAGAGAAGGATGACAATGAAAAAGgaaaagaggaagaggaaaagAAAGGAGGAGAAGAAAAAGAGAGCAAAGCCGAGAAAAGCGAGCCAAAAGAAAAGTAA
- the LOC127423729 gene encoding neurofilament light polypeptide-like isoform X1 has protein sequence MSSISYNPYFPTVQRRRVAVRSGTSFGGGSSRSRPVYMTYASPSRYSALYSTAALQRSAASADLELSQASQLSSEFKTVRTQERAQLQELNDRFVGFIERVHGLELQNRALEAELLLLRQRHCEPTNLRALYEQEARELRAAVDEARWQRQAAQERRDHLEDALKALQGRYEEEVLAREEAEGWLADARKGADEAVLARSELEKRADTLLDELAFLKKLHEGEIAELQAQVQYSAQMSVEMEVAKPDLSAALRDIRTQYERLAQQNIQAAEEWFCEKVNTVAEDSAKHAEKIRTTKDEAGEYRRLLKTRDLEIEACQGQNQALERQLQEVEEKQSAEIAALQDTIGDLENELRSMKNEMARYLKEYQDLLNVKMALDIEIAAYRKLLEGEETRFNVGGIGGMSSVFSSSITATPSFGRPVFSVQASLTSGAPYILGTRLMSYSAMTDEIVEASQAQEAGVSPENEEEEEGEKEEEEGEKEEEEEEKGEKEEEKEEGEEEGGEKEGEQEEEKAKEEEEGDEEGDKEEGEEDGVEEAEKDDNEKGKEEEEKKGGEEKESKAEKSEPKEK, from the exons ATGAGCTCCATCAGCTACAACCCCTATTTCCCAACTGTGCAGCGCAGACGGGTGGCGGTGCGCAGCGGGACGAGTTTCGGGGGAGGAAGCAGTCGGTCCCGTCCCGTCTACATGACTTATGCATCCCCATCCCGCTACTCGGCTCTCTACTCCACTGCAGCTCTGCAGCGTTCTGCTGCCTCTGCAGACCTGGAATTGAGCCAGGCATCTCAGCTGAGCTCAGAGTTCAAAACGGTGCGGACTCAGGAGAGGGCCCAGCTTCAGGAGCTCAACGACCGCTTTGTGGGCTTCATTGAGCGTGTGCACGGTCTCGAGCTCCAGAACCGGGCCCTGGAGGCCGAGCTGCTCCTGTTGCGTCAAAGGCACTGTGAGCCCACCAATCTGAGGGCGCTATATGAGCAGGAGGCAAGGGAACTTCGCGCAGCGGTTGATGAGGCACGTTGGCAGCGCCAAGCTGCTCAAGAGAGGCGGGACCACCTGGAAGATGCGCTCAAGGCTTTGCAGGGTCGCTACGAAGAAGAAGTTCTGGCCCGTGAGGAGGCAGAAGGCTGGCTGGCGGATGCCAGAAAGGGGGCGGACGAGGCAGTGCTAGCCCGTTCTGAGCTGGAGAAGAGGGCCGATACTCTACTGGATGAGCTGGCTTTCTTGAAGAAGCTCCATGAAGGTGAGATTGCCGAGCTGCAAGCTCAGGTGCAGTACAGCGCCCAGATGTCGGTGGAGATGGAGGTGGCCAAACCGGATCTCTCTGCAGCTCTCAGAGACATCCGAACCCAGTATGAGCGCCTGGCCCAGCAGAACATCCAGGCTGCCGAAGAGTGGTTCTGTGAGAAAGTCAACACTGTGGCGGAAGACTCAGCCAAACATGCCGAGAAAATACGCACCACTAAGGATGAGGCTGGAGAGTATCGTCGCCTACTGAAAACCAGAGACCTGGAGATTGAAGCATGCCAGGGCCAGAATCAAGCTCTGGAGAGACAGCTGCAAGAGGTGGAAGAAAAACAGAGTGCAGAGATCGCCGCCCTACAG GATACCATTGGTGACCTGGAGAATGAGCTAAGGTCCATGAAGAATGAAATGGCTCGTTACCTTAAAGAATACCAAGACCTCCTCAATGTGAAAATGGCTTTGGATATTGAAATAGCTGCTTACAG GAAGCTTCTAGAAGGAGAAGAAACCCGCTTTAACGTGGGAGGTATTGGTGGCATGTCAAGTGTGTTTTCTTCCTCCATCACTGCCACTCCTTCTTTCGGCCGTCCCGTGTTCTCCGTGCAGGCCAGCCTTACCTCTGGTGCCCCCTATATTCTGGGGACCAGACTGATGAGCTACTCTGCCATGACAGATGAGATTGTAGAAGCCAGCCAGGCACAAGAGGCAGGAGTGAGTCCAGAGaatgaagaggaggaagagggcgagaaggaggaggaagagggcgagaaggaggaagaggaagaagaaaaagGTGAAAAGGAAGAGGAAAAAGAGGAGG GAGAAGAAGAGGGAGGAGAGAAGGAAGGAGAACAGGAAGAGGAAAAAGCAAAAGAGGAGGAAGAAGGAGATGAAGAGGGTGACAAAGAAGAAGGAGAAGAAGACGGGGTGGAAGAGGCAGAGAAGGATGACAATGAAAAAGgaaaagaggaagaggaaaagAAAGGAGGAGAAGAAAAAGAGAGCAAAGCCGAGAAAAGCGAGCCAAAAGAAAAGTAA
- the LOC127423729 gene encoding neurofilament light polypeptide-like isoform X3 gives MSSISYNPYFPTVQRRRVAVRSGTSFGGGSSRSRPVYMTYASPSRYSALYSTAALQRSAASADLELSQASQLSSEFKTVRTQERAQLQELNDRFVGFIERVHGLELQNRALEAELLLLRQRHCEPTNLRALYEQEARELRAAVDEARWQRQAAQERRDHLEDALKALQGRYEEEVLAREEAEGWLADARKGADEAVLARSELEKRADTLLDELAFLKKLHEGEIAELQAQVQYSAQMSVEMEVAKPDLSAALRDIRTQYERLAQQNIQAAEEWFCEKVNTVAEDSAKHAEKIRTTKDEAGEYRRLLKTRDLEIEACQGQNQALERQLQEVEEKQSAEIAALQDTIGDLENELRSMKNEMARYLKEYQDLLNVKMALDIEIAAYRKLLEGEETRFNVGGIGGMSSVFSSSITATPSFGRPVFSVQASLTSGAPYILGTRLMSYSAMTDEIVEASQAQEAGVSPENEEEEEGEKEEEEGEKEEEEEEKEEGGEKEGEQEEEKAKEEEEGDEEGDKEEGEEDGVEEAEKDDNEKGKEEEEKKGGEEKESKAEKSEPKEK, from the exons ATGAGCTCCATCAGCTACAACCCCTATTTCCCAACTGTGCAGCGCAGACGGGTGGCGGTGCGCAGCGGGACGAGTTTCGGGGGAGGAAGCAGTCGGTCCCGTCCCGTCTACATGACTTATGCATCCCCATCCCGCTACTCGGCTCTCTACTCCACTGCAGCTCTGCAGCGTTCTGCTGCCTCTGCAGACCTGGAATTGAGCCAGGCATCTCAGCTGAGCTCAGAGTTCAAAACGGTGCGGACTCAGGAGAGGGCCCAGCTTCAGGAGCTCAACGACCGCTTTGTGGGCTTCATTGAGCGTGTGCACGGTCTCGAGCTCCAGAACCGGGCCCTGGAGGCCGAGCTGCTCCTGTTGCGTCAAAGGCACTGTGAGCCCACCAATCTGAGGGCGCTATATGAGCAGGAGGCAAGGGAACTTCGCGCAGCGGTTGATGAGGCACGTTGGCAGCGCCAAGCTGCTCAAGAGAGGCGGGACCACCTGGAAGATGCGCTCAAGGCTTTGCAGGGTCGCTACGAAGAAGAAGTTCTGGCCCGTGAGGAGGCAGAAGGCTGGCTGGCGGATGCCAGAAAGGGGGCGGACGAGGCAGTGCTAGCCCGTTCTGAGCTGGAGAAGAGGGCCGATACTCTACTGGATGAGCTGGCTTTCTTGAAGAAGCTCCATGAAGGTGAGATTGCCGAGCTGCAAGCTCAGGTGCAGTACAGCGCCCAGATGTCGGTGGAGATGGAGGTGGCCAAACCGGATCTCTCTGCAGCTCTCAGAGACATCCGAACCCAGTATGAGCGCCTGGCCCAGCAGAACATCCAGGCTGCCGAAGAGTGGTTCTGTGAGAAAGTCAACACTGTGGCGGAAGACTCAGCCAAACATGCCGAGAAAATACGCACCACTAAGGATGAGGCTGGAGAGTATCGTCGCCTACTGAAAACCAGAGACCTGGAGATTGAAGCATGCCAGGGCCAGAATCAAGCTCTGGAGAGACAGCTGCAAGAGGTGGAAGAAAAACAGAGTGCAGAGATCGCCGCCCTACAG GATACCATTGGTGACCTGGAGAATGAGCTAAGGTCCATGAAGAATGAAATGGCTCGTTACCTTAAAGAATACCAAGACCTCCTCAATGTGAAAATGGCTTTGGATATTGAAATAGCTGCTTACAG GAAGCTTCTAGAAGGAGAAGAAACCCGCTTTAACGTGGGAGGTATTGGTGGCATGTCAAGTGTGTTTTCTTCCTCCATCACTGCCACTCCTTCTTTCGGCCGTCCCGTGTTCTCCGTGCAGGCCAGCCTTACCTCTGGTGCCCCCTATATTCTGGGGACCAGACTGATGAGCTACTCTGCCATGACAGATGAGATTGTAGAAGCCAGCCAGGCACAAGAGGCAGGAGTGAGTCCAGAGaatgaagaggaggaagagggcgagaaggaggaggaagagggcgagaaggaggaagaggaagaagaaaaag AAGAGGGAGGAGAGAAGGAAGGAGAACAGGAAGAGGAAAAAGCAAAAGAGGAGGAAGAAGGAGATGAAGAGGGTGACAAAGAAGAAGGAGAAGAAGACGGGGTGGAAGAGGCAGAGAAGGATGACAATGAAAAAGgaaaagaggaagaggaaaagAAAGGAGGAGAAGAAAAAGAGAGCAAAGCCGAGAAAAGCGAGCCAAAAGAAAAGTAA